A section of the Leminorella richardii genome encodes:
- the rpsL gene encoding 30S ribosomal protein S12 gives MATINQLVRKPRAMKVAKSNVPALEACPQKRGVCTRVYTTTPKKPNSALRKVCRVRLTNGFEVSSYIGGEGHNLQEHSVILIRGGRVKDLPGVRYHTVRGALDCSGVKDRKQARSKYGVKKPKA, from the coding sequence ATGGCAACAATTAATCAGCTGGTACGCAAGCCGCGCGCTATGAAGGTTGCAAAGAGCAACGTTCCCGCGCTGGAAGCATGCCCGCAAAAACGTGGCGTATGTACTCGCGTATATACCACCACTCCAAAAAAACCAAACTCTGCATTGCGTAAAGTTTGTCGTGTACGTTTAACCAACGGTTTTGAAGTTTCTTCATACATCGGTGGTGAAGGTCACAACCTTCAGGAGCACTCCGTGATCCTGATCCGCGGCGGTCGTGTTAAGGATCTGCCGGGTGTGCGTTACCATACCGTTCGCGGTGCGCTCGACTGCTCAGGCGTTAAAGACCGTAAGCAGGCTCGCTCCAAGTACGGCGTGAAGAAGCCAAAGGCTTAA
- the rpsG gene encoding 30S ribosomal protein S7, with protein MPRRRVIGQRKILPDPKFGSDLLAKFVNILMVDGKKSTAEAIVYNALETLAQRSGKSELEAFEIALDNVRPTVEVKSRRVGGSTYQVPVEVRPVRRNALAMRWIVDAARKRGDKSMALRLANELSDAAENKGTAVKKREDVHRMAEANKAFAHYRW; from the coding sequence ATGCCACGTCGTCGCGTTATTGGTCAGCGTAAAATTCTGCCGGATCCTAAGTTCGGATCAGATCTGCTGGCTAAATTTGTAAATATTTTAATGGTAGACGGTAAGAAATCTACCGCAGAAGCTATCGTTTATAATGCTCTTGAGACGCTGGCTCAGCGCTCAGGTAAAAGTGAACTTGAAGCTTTTGAAATTGCCCTGGACAACGTAAGACCGACTGTAGAAGTTAAGTCTCGTCGTGTTGGTGGCTCTACTTATCAGGTGCCGGTTGAAGTTCGCCCGGTTCGCCGTAACGCGCTTGCCATGCGCTGGATTGTAGACGCTGCCCGTAAACGCGGTGATAAATCCATGGCTTTACGCTTAGCGAATGAACTGTCTGACGCTGCGGAAAACAAAGGTACCGCAGTCAAGAAACGTGAAGACGTTCACCGTATGGCTGAAGCCAACAAGGCGTTCGCTCACTATCGTTGGTAA
- the fusA gene encoding elongation factor G produces the protein MARTTPIERYRNIGISAHIDAGKTTTTERILFYTGVNHKIGETHEGTATMDWMAQEQERGITITSAATTAFWSGMAKQFDAHRINIIDTPGHVDFTIEVERSMRVLDGAVMVYCAVGGVQPQSETVWRQANKYQVPRIAFVNKMDRMGANFLRVVEQMKTRLAANAVPLQLPIGAEEHFTGIVDLVKMKAINWSEEDQGVTFTYEDVPESMLELAQEWRQTLVESAAEASEELMDKYLGGEELSEEEIKKALRQRVLANEIILVTCGSAFKNKGVQAMLDAVIEYLPAPTDVPAINGVLTDGETHAERHANDDEPFSALAFKIATDPFVGNLTFFRVYSGVVNSGDTVLNAVKDKRERFGRIVQMHANKREEIKEVRAGDIAAAIGLKDVTTGDTLCDQAKPIILERMEFPEPVIAVAVEPKTKADQEKMGIALGRLAQEDPSFRVQTDEETGQTIISGMGELHLDIIVDRMRREFNVEANVGKPQVAYRETIRSMVTDIEGKHAKQSGGRGQYGHVVIDMGPLEAGGPGYEFINDIKGGVIPGEYIPAVDKGIQEQLKSGPLAGYPVVDIKIRLHYGSYHDVDSSELAFKLAASLAFKDGFMKAKPVLLEPIMKVEVETPEDYMGDVIGDLNRRRGIIDGMEDMATGKIVRAQVPLSEMFGYATDLRSQTQGRASYSMEFLKYSEAPANVATAIIESRKAK, from the coding sequence ATGGCTCGTACAACTCCTATTGAGCGTTACCGTAACATCGGTATCAGTGCTCACATTGACGCCGGTAAAACAACAACGACAGAACGTATTCTGTTTTATACCGGTGTAAACCATAAGATCGGTGAAACACACGAAGGCACCGCGACAATGGACTGGATGGCGCAAGAGCAAGAGCGTGGTATTACTATCACCTCTGCGGCGACCACCGCGTTCTGGTCCGGTATGGCCAAGCAGTTTGATGCACACCGTATCAACATTATCGACACCCCAGGGCACGTTGACTTCACCATCGAAGTAGAGCGCTCAATGCGCGTACTTGACGGCGCAGTCATGGTTTACTGTGCTGTGGGTGGCGTTCAGCCTCAGTCTGAAACCGTATGGCGTCAGGCCAACAAGTACCAGGTTCCGCGCATCGCGTTCGTTAACAAAATGGACCGTATGGGTGCTAACTTCCTGCGTGTTGTTGAGCAGATGAAAACTCGTCTGGCGGCTAATGCTGTTCCTCTTCAGCTGCCTATCGGTGCAGAAGAACACTTCACCGGTATCGTTGACTTGGTCAAAATGAAGGCCATCAACTGGAGCGAAGAAGATCAGGGCGTAACCTTCACTTATGAAGACGTTCCTGAAAGCATGCTGGAACTGGCTCAAGAATGGCGTCAAACGCTGGTTGAGTCTGCAGCGGAAGCTTCAGAAGAGCTGATGGACAAGTATCTGGGCGGTGAAGAGCTGTCTGAAGAAGAGATCAAGAAAGCCCTGCGTCAACGCGTTCTGGCTAACGAGATCATTCTGGTTACCTGCGGTTCTGCCTTTAAGAACAAGGGTGTACAGGCAATGCTGGATGCGGTTATTGAATACCTGCCGGCACCGACTGACGTCCCAGCCATCAATGGCGTTCTGACTGACGGAGAAACCCATGCTGAGCGTCATGCAAATGACGATGAGCCTTTCTCTGCGCTGGCGTTTAAGATTGCTACCGACCCGTTCGTGGGCAACCTGACGTTCTTCCGCGTTTATTCTGGTGTGGTTAACTCTGGCGACACCGTTCTGAACGCCGTGAAAGACAAGAGAGAGCGTTTTGGCCGTATCGTTCAGATGCACGCCAACAAGCGTGAAGAAATTAAAGAAGTTCGCGCTGGCGACATCGCCGCTGCGATCGGTCTGAAAGACGTTACTACAGGTGACACCCTGTGCGACCAGGCTAAGCCAATTATTCTGGAGCGTATGGAGTTCCCTGAGCCGGTTATCGCGGTTGCTGTTGAACCGAAGACCAAGGCTGACCAGGAAAAAATGGGTATCGCCCTTGGCCGTTTGGCTCAGGAAGACCCGTCTTTCCGCGTTCAGACTGACGAAGAAACCGGTCAGACTATCATCTCCGGTATGGGTGAACTTCACCTGGACATCATCGTTGACCGTATGCGTCGCGAATTTAACGTTGAGGCTAACGTAGGTAAGCCTCAGGTTGCTTACCGCGAAACTATCCGCTCAATGGTTACCGATATTGAAGGTAAACACGCTAAGCAGTCCGGCGGTCGCGGTCAGTATGGCCACGTCGTTATCGATATGGGACCGTTGGAAGCAGGTGGCCCTGGCTATGAGTTTATCAACGACATCAAGGGTGGCGTCATTCCAGGCGAATACATCCCTGCCGTTGACAAAGGCATCCAGGAGCAGCTGAAGTCAGGTCCACTGGCTGGTTATCCTGTTGTTGATATTAAGATCCGTCTGCATTACGGTTCTTATCACGATGTCGACTCTTCAGAATTGGCGTTTAAACTGGCGGCGTCTCTGGCCTTTAAAGACGGCTTTATGAAGGCGAAGCCGGTTCTGCTTGAACCTATTATGAAGGTTGAAGTTGAAACTCCGGAAGACTACATGGGTGATGTTATCGGTGACCTGAACCGTCGCCGCGGCATAATCGACGGAATGGAAGACATGGCGACCGGCAAAATCGTTCGCGCACAGGTTCCACTATCCGAAATGTTTGGTTATGCTACCGACCTGCGTTCACAAACTCAGGGTCGCGCTTCATACTCCATGGAGTTCCTGAAGTACAGCGAAGCACCGGCTAACGTTGCTACCGCAATTATCGAATCTCGCAAGGCTAAATAA
- the tuf gene encoding elongation factor Tu gives MSKEKFERTKPHVNVGTIGHVDHGKTTLTAAITTVLAKTYGGSARAFDQIDNAPEEKARGITINTSHVEYDTPTRHYAHVDCPGHADYVKNMITGAAQMDGAILVVAATDGPMPQTREHILLGRQVGVPYIIVFLNKCDMVDDEELLELVEMEVRELLSQYDFPGDDTPVVRGSALKALEGEAEWEAKIIELAGYLDSYIPEPERAIDKPFLLPIEDVFSISGRGTVVTGRVERGIIKVGEEVEIVGIKDTTKTTCTGVEMFRKLLDEGRAGENVGVLLRGTKRDEIERGQVLAKPGTITPHTEFVSEVYILSKDEGGRHTPFFKGYRPQFYFRTTDVTGTIELPEGVEMVMPGDNIQMVVTLIAPIAMDEGLRFAIREGGRTVGAGVVAKIVK, from the coding sequence GTGTCTAAAGAAAAATTTGAACGTACAAAACCGCACGTTAACGTCGGTACTATCGGCCACGTTGACCACGGTAAAACAACCCTGACTGCTGCTATCACCACCGTACTGGCTAAAACCTACGGCGGTAGCGCACGTGCATTCGACCAGATCGATAACGCGCCAGAAGAAAAGGCTCGTGGTATCACCATCAACACTTCTCACGTTGAATATGACACCCCGACTCGCCACTACGCGCACGTTGACTGCCCAGGGCACGCCGACTACGTTAAAAACATGATCACCGGTGCTGCTCAGATGGACGGCGCTATCCTGGTTGTTGCTGCGACTGACGGCCCAATGCCTCAGACTCGTGAGCACATCCTGCTGGGTCGCCAGGTAGGCGTTCCTTACATCATCGTGTTCCTGAACAAGTGCGACATGGTTGATGACGAAGAGCTGCTGGAACTGGTAGAAATGGAAGTTCGTGAACTTCTGTCTCAATACGACTTCCCGGGTGACGACACGCCGGTTGTTCGCGGTTCAGCGCTGAAAGCGCTAGAAGGTGAAGCTGAGTGGGAAGCAAAAATCATTGAACTGGCGGGATACTTAGATAGCTATATCCCAGAGCCAGAGCGTGCGATTGACAAGCCGTTCCTGCTGCCTATCGAAGACGTCTTCTCTATCTCTGGCCGTGGTACTGTAGTCACCGGTCGTGTAGAGCGCGGCATCATCAAAGTTGGTGAAGAAGTGGAAATCGTGGGAATCAAAGACACCACCAAGACCACCTGTACTGGCGTTGAAATGTTCCGTAAGCTGCTGGACGAAGGCCGTGCTGGTGAGAACGTTGGTGTTCTGCTGCGCGGTACTAAGCGTGACGAAATCGAACGTGGTCAGGTACTGGCTAAGCCAGGCACCATCACTCCTCACACAGAATTCGTGTCAGAAGTGTATATCCTGAGCAAGGATGAAGGCGGCCGTCATACTCCGTTCTTCAAAGGCTACCGTCCTCAGTTCTACTTCCGTACGACTGACGTGACCGGCACCATCGAACTGCCAGAAGGCGTAGAGATGGTAATGCCAGGCGATAACATCCAGATGGTAGTTACGCTGATTGCCCCAATCGCGATGGACGAAGGTCTGCGCTTCGCAATCCGCGAAGGCGGCCGCACCGTTGGCGCGGGCGTTGTTGCTAAAATCGTTAAGTAA
- the rpsJ gene encoding 30S ribosomal protein S10, translated as MQNQRIRIRLKAFDHRLIDQSTAEIVETAKRTGAQVRGPIPLPTRKERFTVLISPHVNKDARDQYEIRTHKRLVDIVEPTEKTVDALMRLDLAAGVDVQISLG; from the coding sequence ATGCAGAACCAAAGAATCCGTATCCGCCTGAAAGCGTTCGATCATCGTCTGATCGACCAATCAACCGCGGAAATCGTCGAGACTGCTAAGCGCACTGGCGCTCAAGTACGTGGTCCGATCCCACTGCCAACCCGCAAAGAGCGCTTTACCGTTCTGATCTCTCCGCACGTCAACAAAGACGCGCGCGATCAGTATGAGATTCGCACTCATAAGCGTTTGGTTGACATCGTTGAGCCAACCGAGAAAACGGTTGATGCTCTGATGCGTCTGGATCTGGCTGCCGGTGTTGACGTGCAGATCAGCCTGGGTTAA
- the rplC gene encoding 50S ribosomal protein L3, with amino-acid sequence MIGLVGRKVGMTRIFTEDGVSIPVTVIEIEANRVTQVKDLANDGYRAVQVTTGSKKANRVLKPEAGHFAKAGVTAGRGLWEFRLNDGDEFTAGQEINVDIFADVKKVDVTGTSKGKGFAGTTKRWNFRTQDATHGNSLSHRGHGSIGQNQTPGKVFKGKKMAGHLGDERVTVQSLEVVRVDAERNLLLVKGAVPGATGSDLIVKPAVKA; translated from the coding sequence ATGATTGGTTTAGTCGGACGTAAAGTAGGAATGACCCGTATCTTCACCGAAGATGGTGTGTCTATTCCTGTTACTGTTATCGAAATTGAAGCGAACCGCGTTACTCAGGTCAAAGATCTGGCTAACGATGGATACCGTGCCGTACAAGTAACTACCGGTAGCAAAAAAGCTAACCGCGTTCTTAAGCCGGAAGCGGGTCATTTCGCTAAAGCTGGCGTTACTGCCGGCCGTGGTCTGTGGGAATTCCGTCTGAACGACGGCGATGAATTCACCGCTGGCCAAGAAATTAACGTTGATATCTTTGCCGACGTTAAAAAAGTCGACGTTACCGGGACTTCTAAGGGTAAGGGCTTCGCTGGTACTACTAAGCGTTGGAACTTCCGTACTCAGGATGCCACTCACGGTAACTCTTTGTCACATCGCGGTCACGGTTCTATCGGTCAGAACCAGACGCCGGGTAAAGTGTTCAAAGGCAAGAAAATGGCAGGCCACTTGGGTGATGAGCGCGTAACCGTTCAAAGCCTGGAAGTAGTGCGTGTTGACGCTGAGCGCAATCTGCTGCTGGTGAAAGGCGCTGTTCCTGGGGCTACCGGTAGCGATCTGATCGTTAAACCGGCTGTGAAGGCGTAA
- the rplD gene encoding 50S ribosomal protein L4: MELVMKDAPGALTVSETTFGRDFNEALVHQVVVAYAAAARQGTRAQKTRAEVTGSGKKPWRQKGTGRARSGSIKSPIWRSGGVTFAARPQDHSQKVNKKMYRGALKCILSELVRQERLIVVEKFTVEAPKTKLLVQKLKEMDLDDVLIVTSEVEPNLYLAAGNLHKVDVRDVAGIDPFSLIAFDKVVMTADAVKQVEEMLA, encoded by the coding sequence ATGGAATTGGTAATGAAAGACGCGCCTGGCGCGCTGACTGTTTCCGAAACTACCTTCGGGCGTGATTTCAATGAAGCTCTGGTTCACCAGGTTGTTGTTGCTTATGCAGCCGCAGCTCGTCAGGGAACCCGTGCTCAGAAAACCCGCGCTGAAGTAACCGGTTCAGGTAAAAAGCCGTGGCGCCAGAAAGGCACCGGCCGTGCACGCTCTGGCTCTATCAAGAGCCCGATTTGGCGTTCTGGTGGCGTAACGTTTGCCGCTCGTCCGCAAGATCACAGCCAGAAAGTAAACAAAAAGATGTATCGTGGTGCGCTGAAGTGCATCCTGTCTGAGCTGGTACGCCAAGAGCGTCTGATTGTTGTTGAGAAGTTCACTGTAGAAGCACCGAAAACCAAGCTGCTGGTACAGAAATTGAAAGAAATGGATCTGGATGACGTACTGATCGTAACCAGCGAAGTCGAACCGAACCTGTACCTGGCTGCAGGCAACCTGCACAAGGTTGACGTTCGCGACGTAGCCGGTATCGACCCGTTCAGCCTGATCGCTTTCGATAAAGTGGTGATGACTGCTGATGCTGTGAAGCAAGTAGAGGAGATGCTGGCATGA
- the rplW gene encoding 50S ribosomal protein L23, which yields MIREERLLKVLRAPHVSEKASGAMEKHNTIVLKVAKDATKAEVKAAVQKLFEVEVNDVRTLIVKGKVKRHGQRVGRRSDWKKAYVTLKEGQNLDFIGGAE from the coding sequence ATGATCCGTGAAGAACGCCTGCTGAAAGTCCTGCGCGCACCACACGTTTCTGAAAAAGCCTCTGGCGCAATGGAAAAGCACAATACTATCGTGCTGAAAGTTGCTAAAGATGCGACAAAAGCGGAAGTGAAAGCTGCCGTTCAGAAGCTGTTCGAGGTTGAAGTCAATGACGTTCGCACTCTGATCGTTAAGGGTAAAGTGAAGCGTCATGGTCAGCGTGTTGGTCGTCGTAGCGACTGGAAAAAAGCTTACGTCACGCTAAAAGAAGGCCAGAATCTGGACTTCATTGGCGGCGCAGAGTAA